From the Sphingomonas brevis genome, the window GGCGGCCTCTAGCCCGCAAAGTGCCGCTTGTGGAGTGCCCGCTTGCGCTGCCTTGATTTTACGCTCAGACGGGCGGCGGGGGACGGCGCGTAATTCCCGAGAAGCGGGGGGCGCATATGGGAATATTGGTTGCGGCAATGCTGGCCGCGGCACCTGCCGCGACGCCATTGGCATATCATTTCGAAATTCGCCGGGCACAGGGCACGCTCTACAATCCCTGGACGCTGAGCGACGACAAGGTCGAATTGCGGTCCTTTGTCGGATCGGGCGCCAAGCCGGGCGATTTCGTTGCCCCGACCATCAGGGTCGCACCCGGCCAGCAACTGTCGATCGAACTCGACAACAAGCTCGAGCCCTGCACCGACAAGCAGCGCGCCGATCACACCTGTTTCAGCACCACCAACCTGCACACCCATGGGCTGTGGGTCTCCCCCGCAGGGCACAGCGACAATGTCATGGTCTCCATCCCCCCGGGTGAGACATTTCGATACGAATATGACATCCCCGCCGACCATCCGGCCGGGACATTCTGGTACCATCCGCATGCACATGGCGCGGGCTTTGCCCAGGTCGGCAGCGGCATGGCAGGCGCCCTGATTGTCGTCGGTAACCGCCTCCCGACGGCGACTAGGCCAGGCGACATCGACATACTGCTGAAGGACCAGCGCGGCCGGCCTTTTCCGGAGCGAGTCATGATCCTCCAGCAAATCGAATATGGCTGCATGAACGACAAGGGCGTCATCGAGGGCGAGCGCGACAAAGAGGGTGTTCCCATTCGCCCGTTCACCTGCTCGCCGGGCAAGATCGGCCGCATCGAAAGCTTCGACAATGACTGGGGCTGGCGATTCACGGGCCGCTACACCGGCATCAATGGCAAGGTGGAGCCGCAGTTGAGCGACGCCAAGGCTGGCGAGTTCGAGCGCTGGCGGCTGATCAACGGCGGCACCGGGGAATCGATGCGGATGCGGATCTATCGCCTTGATCCTGCCGCGCCGCCGCTTCGATCGGTCAAGGCGGAGGAGCAAATCGCCTGGCGGGAGCGATATTGCGGCGGAGCGCCGCTGCCGATGTGGCAGATCGCGCTCGACGGCCTGACGCGATCCCAAATTCGCAAGGTGGACGAGGCGGTCCTGTTCGCCGGCGAGCGGGTGGACATGCTTGTGCGGCTGCCGGAAGCCGGCCTCTATTGCATGGTCAACGATACCAGCCGCAACAACGCCGAGAAGAAGAACCCATCAAGAATGGTTGCCTTGGTGGGCGCAAGTGGCACTAGCCGGGGGAAAGACGACCCGGACCTGCTGCTCCGGTCGATGCTGATCAGCTCAGCGGAAAAATCGCTGGCGGATGAGGAAGCGGCCGTGCGCACTCGCGTCGTTAGCGACCTCAACGACGGCCTGAAGCTGTCGTCGTTCGTTTGGCACAAGCCGATCGAGGAAAAGGAGGTCAACGGATACCGCGAAGCACTGCTCGATATCGTCGGCGGTCCTGAAGAGACGGCTTTTCGAGTCAATGGCCTCAACTATGACCATCATCGCATCGACGCGGTTCTGCCGTTGGGGAAAGCCGAGGAATGGCGCACGACGTCGCTGAACGAGAACCACCCGCTGCATATTCACGTCAATCCGTTCCAGATCGTTTCGATTACCAATGCCAGCGGTGTCGACATAACCGACGCCAAGAGCCCGGCATTTGATCCCGACTACGCCGGCCTGAAGGGCGAGTGGAAGGACACGGTCTTCGTAAAGGAGAACGTCCGCGTCACCTTCCGCACCCGCTACGAGCGCTTCACCGGCGATTTCCTGATCCATTGCCACATCATGTTCCATGGCGATCATGGCATGATGCAGAACCTCCGCATCGCCGCGGAGGGGGAGCCGGCAGCGACGCATTCGGCGCATTAGCCCCGGCCACGGCGCGAACTACAAAATCTGTAGCAGTCTAATTCAGAAGCTGAACTAGTTACTCGCCGCCGGCAAACTGTAGGCGCTTCCCATCCCGAACGAATTGCAGGATGGAGATATGCCGATGTTGGCGCTTGTCGAGAGAGTCATGACGACCGACTGGACCCAAAAGGCCGAGGAAATCGCGGCCGTAATTGCCGAGCATGCGGCCAGGCACGACGCGGACGACAGCTTTGTCAGCGAAGGCTTCGCCGCGCTGGAGGAAGCCGGCTTCTTCATCGCGCTGGTGCCCGAAGAGCTGGGCGGCGGCGGCGCATCCATCAGCGAGGTCGCCGAAGCGCTGAAGGTCATCGGCGCTGCCTGCGGCTCGACCGCGCTTGCGGCCTCGATGCACAGCCATATCGTCGCGGTCGCGGCGTGGCGCTGGAAGAACCAGGGCGCGCCGACCGATGGCCTGCTGAAGCGCGTGGTCGCCGAAAAGCTGAAGCTGGTCTCCAGCGGCGGGTCGGACTGGCTGCAAAGCGCCGGCACGATGGAAAAGGTCGAGGGCGGCTTCAAGCTGACCGCGCGCAAGGCCTTCGCCAGCGGCTCGACCGTCGGCAACATCCTCAACACCAGTGCGGTCTATGACGATCCCGACGAAGGACCGACCGTGCTCCATTTTGGCGCGCCGCTGAAAGGTGAGGGCGTAAGCATCGCCCCGACCTGGCAGGTGATGGGCATGCGCGGCACCGGCTCCGACGATGTCGTGTTCGACGGGCTGTTCATTCCCGACGCGGCGATTGCCGGCAAACGGCCGCAGGGCCAGTGGCACATGCTGTTCCACATCATCAGCATGATCGCATTCGGCCTGATCTACTCCGCTTATGTCGGAGTGGCCGAGGGCGCCCGAAAGCGGGCACTTGAAATGGCCAAGAAGCGGCCGGTCGATCCGCTGCTGGCGCAGAATGTCGGCGAAATGGAAAACCGGCTGCTCGTGGCGCGGCTGGCGCAGCGCCGAATGATCGAGATCGCCGAGACCGGGACCCCGGGAGCCGAAACCACCAGCGAGGCGATGCAGTGCCGAACGCTGGTTGGACAGGCGTGCATCGACACGGTCGGCAAGGCGATGGAAGTTGCGGGCGGCGCTGCTTTCTATCGCAAGACCGGGCTGGAGCGGGCCTTCCGTGACGTTCAGGCAGCACGCTTCCATCCGATGCAGGAGAAGCCGCAGCTCGACTTCACCGCTCGCGTCGCACTGGGCTGGGACATCGACGGCTGAGAAGGTGGGCCGCGATCACATTTCCAAATCGATTTAAGGGAACATCCTCATGCCACGCTATATGGTCGAACGTACCTTCCCCGACGGATTGCATGTCCCCACTGACGGAGAGGGCGCGGCAGCCTTGCTCAATGTCGTCGAAATCAATGCCGGCAGCGGCGTCACATGGGTCCACAGCTATGTGACGCCCGACAAGAAAAAGACATTTTGCGTCTACGACGGGCCGAACCCGGAGGCGATCCGCGAAGTTGCGACCCGCAACTCCGTGCCGGTCGACGAGATCACGGAAGTCAGGGTGCTCGATCCCTATTTCTATCATTGAGTGGGTATTCCGGCGCGAAGTAAATTGCCCTGCGGTCACCTTCGCTTCCGCGCCGTCGGTCCTGTCGCCTTGCAGGCGCAGGCCGTCCGACTTTCGCTAGCACTTCACGCTGCTCGCGATTGCCAGGCAATCGCTTCGCTGCGCTCGGTAGCTCAAGCCTGATGGATCGCCTTCACCACCTGATAGCTTTCCAGCCCTTCCTTGCCGCCTTCGGAGCCGAAACCTGAATCCTTGACGCCGCCGAACGGGGCGTCGGCGACCGAGATTGCGAAGGTGTTGATGCCGACCATGCCGCTTTCGATCAGGTCGCCGATCAGGTTCGCGCGGCGGCCGTTCTCGGTGAAGGCAAAGGCGGCGAGGCCGAACGGCAGGCGGTTGGCCTGCTCCATCACCTCGTCGAAGGTCGAGAAGGACTTGGTCACCGCCACCGGGCCGAACGGCTCATCGTTCATGATGTCGGCGGTGTTGGGAACGTCGGCGAGCAAGGTCGGCTGGAAGAAGAATCCGCCTTCGCCCTTCTGTCCTCCGGCGAGCACGCGCGCGCCCTTGGCCGCGGCGTCCTCGATCAGCGCGCCTACAGCGTCGGGCCGCCGTGCATTTGCAAGCGGGCCCATGCGGGTATCTTCATCCAGTCCGTTGCCGATCTTCACCTTGGCGGTGCGCTCGGCGAAGCCCTTGAGGAACGCATCGTAAATCGATTCCTGGACGTAGAAGCGGGTCGGCGAGACGCACACCTGGCCGGCGTTCCGGAATTTCTGCGGGACGACCATGTCGAGCGTCTTTTCAAGGTCGCAATCGTCGAAGATCAGGACCGGCGCATGACCGCCCAGCTCCATCGTGATCCGCGTCATGCTGTCGGCGGCGAGGCGCATCAAATGCTTGCCGACGTTGGTCGAACCGGTGAAGCTGACCTTGCGGATTTCCTTGCTGCCGATGAGGGTCGTGCTGATCAGATCGGCATCGCCGTGAACCAACTGCGCGACACCCTTGGGGATGCCAGCGTCGGCCAGCGCGCGGAATAATTCGGTAGCGACACCTGGCGTGTCATGCGGCGGGCGTGAAACTACGGTGCAGCCTGCGGCAAGCGCGGCCGCGACCTTCTTGGCCAGCAAATAGATCGGGAAATTCCACGGGCTGAAGGTGGCGACCGGACCGACCGGCTGACGGATCACCCGCGACAATTGTCCCGCCGGGCGAACCAGCGTGCGGCCATAGTCGCGCTTGATCTCCTCGGCGTACCAATCAAACAGCTGCGCCGAGCCCAGCACCTCGAGCCGCGCCTCGTTCAAAATCTTGCCCTGTTCCTGGGTCAGTGTGGCGGCGATATGGTCAGCGCGTTCGCGCAGCAGCGCGGCGGCTTTGTGCAGGATCGCGCCCCGCTTTTCGACATCGGTGGACCGCCATTCGGGGAATGCCCGGTCGGCGGCGGCAAGCGCCTCATCAAGGTCGGCCCTGGAGGCGTAGGGCACTTCGGCGATGCCGCTGCCGTTGGCGGGATTGACGACCGTGTGCGCGTCGCGGCCTTCGCCGCTTTTCCACACGCCGTCGATGAATAGCTGGAGGTCGGTTTCGTAGCTCATGTGGCGTCAGATAGGCGTCTGTCGGCTTGCCGCCAAGACTGCCTTGAACGGAAGCTGGCCAGTCGCTAGTCGCAACTCATATTCATGACGGGAGAGTTTCGATGACCAAGGCGGATCTGCTGGCCAAGATGCAGGATGCGGGGGCCTGGCTTCCGGGCAAGACGGTCAAGATCGACTTCGGCGGCGATGACGGCGTGATCCTGATCGACGGCGCCAACAGCCTGGTCAGCGATGCCGACAATGCGGCCGACACGACCATCAAGGTCAGCTGGGACGATTTCCAGTCGCTCGCCAACGGCACGCTCGACGGCATGACCGCCTTTATGACCGGCAAGCTCAAGGTCGAAGGCGACATGGGCAACGCCATGCAACTGCAGGGCATCTTCTCGAAGCTGCGCGGCTAGGCATTGGACGGGGAACGCGACCTTTCGCGGCTCCTCGCAGCGCTCGATCCCGAGCTGCACGCCGATCGATACAGCATTTCCGAAGCGTCGAAGCCCACGCTTGGCGACGGCGACTTCGCCATCGTTCGCGAGGCCGAGGGGCTAACCCTGATCCGTCCCGATCCGTCGGGCGAATGGGCACGGATCAGTCTTGGAGTTCACTCAAGCCTGGACGCGGTTGGGCTAACCGCCGCATTGTCATCGCTGCTGGCGGAAGCCGGAATCAGCGCCAATATCGTCGCGGCGCTGCGTCACGATCATATTTTCGTGCAGTGGGACAGGCGCGAGGAAGCGCTTGCGATTCTGCGCGGTTAGTTTGTCGAAACAGGTTTGATTGTCCCGTCGCCCCAGCGGAGGCTGGGGCCCACATAACGGTCATGGATGCCAGCCTTCGCTGGCATGACGTGGAGGGAATGATGCGACCAGCACTTCTCCTGATTCTACTCACTTCGGCCGCGACAGCCCAGTCCGCGCCAACCCTCAATGCAGCATCCGCCCAGGCGATCGTCGCCGGCTGTGCGGCGCACGCTACCGCGAAGAAGCAAAGCCACGCCATCGTCGTGGTCGATAGCGGCGGCCATATCGTCGCGGCGCTTCGGATGGACGGCAATGGAACCGGCATCTTCGATTTCGCCCGGGCCAAGGCCGAAGCCGCTGCGGCGTGGGGGTTCTCGACCGCGCAAATGATCGAAGGTGCGCGGAGTACGCCCGGGTTTGGCGACGCGCCCCATGTCGTCATCGTGCCCGGTGGCGTTCCCCTGTTCAGCGCCGACGGCAAGGCCCGGATCGGCGCGGTCGGCGTGTCGGGCGAGGATCCCGCCGACGACGCTGCCTGCGCCGAAGCGGGGATCGTCGCTGCAAAGCTTCGCAGCAGCCGCGCAAACTAACCCGGCTTGACCCTTGGGAATGCGGACGGCAGAGCCGCAGCCAAGGAGATCGGTCTTGCAGAAAATCTATCCCAATGCCGCGGACGCGCTCGACGGGCTGCTGTTCGACGGCATGACCATCGCGGCGGGCGGGTTCGGCCTGTGCGGAATTCCCGAGCGGCTGATCGATGCTGTCCAGGCCAGCGGGGTCAAGAACCTCACCATCGCTTCCAACAATGCCGGGATCGACAATGAGGGGCTCGGCAAGCTGCTGCGCACGCGCCAGGTCAGGAAGATGATCAGCTCCTACGTCGGCGAGAATAAGGAGTTCGAGCGGCAGTATCTGGCCGGCGAGCTGGAGGTGGAATTCTGCCCGCAGGGAACGCTGGCCGAGCGCATGCGCGCCGGCGGCGCCGGCATCCCCGGATTTTACACGAAGACCGGCGTCGGCACGCAGGTGGCCGAGGGCAAGGAGGTCAAGAATTTCGACGGCGAGGATTATATCCTCGAGCGCGGCATCCGGGCCGACCTAAGCATCATCAAGGGCTGGAAGGCCGACGAGAGCGGCAACCTGATGTTCCGCAAGACTGCCCGCAACTTCAACCAGCCGGCTGCGACCTCGGGCAAGATTTGCGTCGCCGAAGTCGAGGAGATCGTGCCGGTCGGAAGCCTCGATCCTGACTGCATCCATTTGCCGTCGATCTACGTTAAGCGGCTGATACTCGGTGCGCCCTATGACAAGAAGATCGAATTCATGACCACGCGGGAGCGGGCAGCATGATCGCGATTTTCAAACGTTTTCCGTTCGTGTCGAGCGAAGTCGAGACACGTCTGCGCAACGGCCCCTCGACTTCGCTCGGGGCGAACGGGTTTGGGAGTAGCAAGTAGATGGCTTGGGACCGCAACCAGATGGCGGCGAGGGCCGCCAAGGAGCTGAAGGACGGCTATTACGTCAACCTCGGCATCGGCATCCCGACGCTGGTCGCCAACAATATCCCGGCGGGGATGACGGTCACGCTGCAGAGCGAGAACGGAATGCTCGGCATTGGCCCGTTCCCCTATCCGGACGAGGTCGATCCCGACTTGATCAACGCGGGCAAGCAGACCATCAGCGAGCTGCCGAGCTCCAGCTACTTCAGCTCGTCGGACAGCTTCGCGATGATCCGGGGCGGGCACATTGACCTCACCGTGCTGGGCGCAATGGAAGTCAGCGAAGGCGGCGACATCGCCAACTGGATGATCCCCGGAAAGATGATCAAGGGCATGGGCGGTGCGATGGACCTCGTCGCCGGAGTCAAGAAGATCATCGTCGTGATGGAGCATAATTCGAAGGCCGGCGATCCCAAGTTCATCCCCGAATGCACGCTGCCGCTGACCGGCAAGAATGTGGTCGACATGATCATCACCGACCTGTGCGTCTTCCATCGGCCCGACCATCAGTCGCCGTTCAAGCTGATCGAGCTGGCCCCGGGCGTCACGGCCGAAGAGGTCCGCTCCAGGACCGCCGCGAACTACGTCGAGTGAAAAGGGTCGCGGTCCTCGCTTTGGTCGCCTTGCTTGGCGCCTGCTCTCGGGAGCCGACCGTTATCGATGGGTCCAGCCAGCAAGCGTTCGAAAAGACGACCGAGAAGGCGCGCCGCGACCTGCCGATCAAGGACCGGCTGACCTTCGACGCGGCGCTGCACAATCCGGGCGGCGTCGGCTTTGGCCACCGCGATACCGCCGCCGCTACAAGGCAAGCCTATAATGGCATGACCGCGGTTGACGTCGTCGAGGACGCCCGGGTGCGGGGGATCGAATGAAGGCCCTTCTGTCCCATGAGCCGGGCGGGCCGGACACGCTTCGGCTGACCGAGCTGCCTGACCCGGTGCCGGGACCGGGCGAGCTGCTGGTGAGGGTACGCGCCGCGGCGGTAAATTACCCAGACGTGCTGATCATCGAGGACAAATATCAGTTCAAGCCGCCGCGCCCGTTCGCGCCGGGCGGCGAAATTGCTGGCGAGGTCGAGATGGTCGGCGAGGGAGTCGAGGGCTGGAGCGCCGGCGACCGGCTGATCGCGGTTCCGGGCTGGGGCGGCATGGCCGAAAAGATCGTCATCGCGGCCAAGAGCGCCATTCCGTTGCCGCCGGAGCGCAGCTTCAAGGACGGCGCCGCGCTGTTGCTGACCTACGCCACGTCGATCCACGCGCTCTATGATCGCGGCAAGCTGCAGGCCGGTCAGACGTTGCTGGTGCTCGGGGCGGCTGGGGGCGTCGGGCTCGCCGCGGTCGAACTGGGGAAGGCGAGGGGAGCCCGAGTGATCGCGGCCGTTTCGTCGGAGGAAAAGGCCGCCGCGGCGCGCCAAGCCGGCGCGGACGACGCGATCGTCTACCCCCGCGGACCGTTCGACAAGGACGGGCAGAAGGCGCTGGCCCAGCTGTTCAAAGACGCGGTCGGTCCTGACGGAGCCAATGTCATCTACGATCCTGTCGGCGGCGATTATGCCGAGCCGGCGCTGCGCAGCATCGCCTGGGAGGGCCGCTACCTGGTTGTCGGCTTTCCGGCCGGCATCCCGAAGCTTCCGCTCAACCTCACCCTGCTCAAGAGCTGCGATGTATGCGGCG encodes:
- a CDS encoding SCP2 sterol-binding domain-containing protein, with protein sequence MTKADLLAKMQDAGAWLPGKTVKIDFGGDDGVILIDGANSLVSDADNAADTTIKVSWDDFQSLANGTLDGMTAFMTGKLKVEGDMGNAMQLQGIFSKLRG
- a CDS encoding CoA transferase subunit A, which encodes MQKIYPNAADALDGLLFDGMTIAAGGFGLCGIPERLIDAVQASGVKNLTIASNNAGIDNEGLGKLLRTRQVRKMISSYVGENKEFERQYLAGELEVEFCPQGTLAERMRAGGAGIPGFYTKTGVGTQVAEGKEVKNFDGEDYILERGIRADLSIIKGWKADESGNLMFRKTARNFNQPAATSGKICVAEVEEIVPVGSLDPDCIHLPSIYVKRLILGAPYDKKIEFMTTRERAA
- a CDS encoding DUF4242 domain-containing protein, which encodes MPRYMVERTFPDGLHVPTDGEGAAALLNVVEINAGSGVTWVHSYVTPDKKKTFCVYDGPNPEAIREVATRNSVPVDEITEVRVLDPYFYH
- a CDS encoding multicopper oxidase family protein produces the protein MGILVAAMLAAAPAATPLAYHFEIRRAQGTLYNPWTLSDDKVELRSFVGSGAKPGDFVAPTIRVAPGQQLSIELDNKLEPCTDKQRADHTCFSTTNLHTHGLWVSPAGHSDNVMVSIPPGETFRYEYDIPADHPAGTFWYHPHAHGAGFAQVGSGMAGALIVVGNRLPTATRPGDIDILLKDQRGRPFPERVMILQQIEYGCMNDKGVIEGERDKEGVPIRPFTCSPGKIGRIESFDNDWGWRFTGRYTGINGKVEPQLSDAKAGEFERWRLINGGTGESMRMRIYRLDPAAPPLRSVKAEEQIAWRERYCGGAPLPMWQIALDGLTRSQIRKVDEAVLFAGERVDMLVRLPEAGLYCMVNDTSRNNAEKKNPSRMVALVGASGTSRGKDDPDLLLRSMLISSAEKSLADEEAAVRTRVVSDLNDGLKLSSFVWHKPIEEKEVNGYREALLDIVGGPEETAFRVNGLNYDHHRIDAVLPLGKAEEWRTTSLNENHPLHIHVNPFQIVSITNASGVDITDAKSPAFDPDYAGLKGEWKDTVFVKENVRVTFRTRYERFTGDFLIHCHIMFHGDHGMMQNLRIAAEGEPAATHSAH
- a CDS encoding acyl-CoA dehydrogenase family protein; protein product: MLALVERVMTTDWTQKAEEIAAVIAEHAARHDADDSFVSEGFAALEEAGFFIALVPEELGGGGASISEVAEALKVIGAACGSTALAASMHSHIVAVAAWRWKNQGAPTDGLLKRVVAEKLKLVSSGGSDWLQSAGTMEKVEGGFKLTARKAFASGSTVGNILNTSAVYDDPDEGPTVLHFGAPLKGEGVSIAPTWQVMGMRGTGSDDVVFDGLFIPDAAIAGKRPQGQWHMLFHIISMIAFGLIYSAYVGVAEGARKRALEMAKKRPVDPLLAQNVGEMENRLLVARLAQRRMIEIAETGTPGAETTSEAMQCRTLVGQACIDTVGKAMEVAGGAAFYRKTGLERAFRDVQAARFHPMQEKPQLDFTARVALGWDIDG
- a CDS encoding NADPH:quinone oxidoreductase family protein codes for the protein MKALLSHEPGGPDTLRLTELPDPVPGPGELLVRVRAAAVNYPDVLIIEDKYQFKPPRPFAPGGEIAGEVEMVGEGVEGWSAGDRLIAVPGWGGMAEKIVIAAKSAIPLPPERSFKDGAALLLTYATSIHALYDRGKLQAGQTLLVLGAAGGVGLAAVELGKARGARVIAAVSSEEKAAAARQAGADDAIVYPRGPFDKDGQKALAQLFKDAVGPDGANVIYDPVGGDYAEPALRSIAWEGRYLVVGFPAGIPKLPLNLTLLKSCDVCGVFWGAFAARDPKANAAHVAELFQLWDEGKIRPHVSATYPLARGGEAIAAMAARQVIGKLVVTPD
- a CDS encoding GlcG/HbpS family heme-binding protein encodes the protein MDASLRWHDVEGMMRPALLLILLTSAATAQSAPTLNAASAQAIVAGCAAHATAKKQSHAIVVVDSGGHIVAALRMDGNGTGIFDFARAKAEAAAAWGFSTAQMIEGARSTPGFGDAPHVVIVPGGVPLFSADGKARIGAVGVSGEDPADDAACAEAGIVAAKLRSSRAN
- a CDS encoding 3-oxoacid CoA-transferase subunit B, with the translated sequence MAWDRNQMAARAAKELKDGYYVNLGIGIPTLVANNIPAGMTVTLQSENGMLGIGPFPYPDEVDPDLINAGKQTISELPSSSYFSSSDSFAMIRGGHIDLTVLGAMEVSEGGDIANWMIPGKMIKGMGGAMDLVAGVKKIIVVMEHNSKAGDPKFIPECTLPLTGKNVVDMIITDLCVFHRPDHQSPFKLIELAPGVTAEEVRSRTAANYVE
- a CDS encoding ACT domain-containing protein, producing MDGERDLSRLLAALDPELHADRYSISEASKPTLGDGDFAIVREAEGLTLIRPDPSGEWARISLGVHSSLDAVGLTAALSSLLAEAGISANIVAALRHDHIFVQWDRREEALAILRG
- a CDS encoding NAD-dependent succinate-semialdehyde dehydrogenase, translating into MSYETDLQLFIDGVWKSGEGRDAHTVVNPANGSGIAEVPYASRADLDEALAAADRAFPEWRSTDVEKRGAILHKAAALLRERADHIAATLTQEQGKILNEARLEVLGSAQLFDWYAEEIKRDYGRTLVRPAGQLSRVIRQPVGPVATFSPWNFPIYLLAKKVAAALAAGCTVVSRPPHDTPGVATELFRALADAGIPKGVAQLVHGDADLISTTLIGSKEIRKVSFTGSTNVGKHLMRLAADSMTRITMELGGHAPVLIFDDCDLEKTLDMVVPQKFRNAGQVCVSPTRFYVQESIYDAFLKGFAERTAKVKIGNGLDEDTRMGPLANARRPDAVGALIEDAAAKGARVLAGGQKGEGGFFFQPTLLADVPNTADIMNDEPFGPVAVTKSFSTFDEVMEQANRLPFGLAAFAFTENGRRANLIGDLIESGMVGINTFAISVADAPFGGVKDSGFGSEGGKEGLESYQVVKAIHQA